The following are encoded together in the Lathyrus oleraceus cultivar Zhongwan6 chromosome 3, CAAS_Psat_ZW6_1.0, whole genome shotgun sequence genome:
- the LOC127129239 gene encoding probable WRKY transcription factor 49, protein MSMIESSISKTMMMEKVMSSSWSEQGSEDDELLRELLDDETPLFMLPQERVNEVSNNMSHDSSKDQPFNRFISNIYSGPTISDIENALFVTNQRETFPQISSTRVSILEGSLSKIENKYTLKIKCFGNGMGDDGYRWRKYGQKSIKNSPNPRSYYRCTNPRCSAKKQVERSNEDHDTLIITYEGLHLHFTYPYFLVGQSHQSSSHPPIKRPKPTSSKGPTQAHQGNDVHEGQNMNIQEAHEAQASASLELISPPTLLDSTQDLAQENLGSQGLLEDMVPFMVRNPTNNVDSDDYSEFSFSSQHSPPMLWTSGCSTSTSCYAVGLNSSV, encoded by the exons ATGAGTATGATTGAGTCATCCATCTCAAAGACAATGATGATGGAAAAAGTTATGAGTTCTAGTTGGTCAGAACAAGGGTCAGAAGATGATGAGCTTTTAAGAGAGCTTTTAGATGATGAGACTCCTCTTTTTATGTTGCCACAAGAGAGAGTAAATGAAGTAAGCAACAATATGAGTCATGATTCTTCAAAAGACCAACCTTTTAATAGGTTCATTTCAAATATTTATTCAGGTCCTACTATTTCAGATATTGAAAATGCTTTGTTTGTTACTAACCAAAGAGAGACTTTTCCACAAATTTCATCAACAAG AGTTTCTATATTGGAAGGAAGTTTGAGTAAGATTGAGAATAAGTACACTTTGAAAATCAAATGCTTTGGAAATGGAATGGGTGATGATGGATATAGGTGGAGGAAATATGGTCAAAAATCCATTAAGAATAGCCCAAATCCTAG AAGTTACTATAGGTGCACCAACCCAAGATGTAGTGCTAAGAAGCAAGTTGAAAGATCCAATGAAGATCATGACACTCTTATAATCACTTATGAAGGGCTTCACTTGCACTTTACTTATCCTTATTTCCTAGTGGGCCAATCACATCAATCTAGTTCTCATCCACCAATCAAGAGGCCCAAGCCCACATCTTCAAAAGGCCCAACACAAGCCCATCAAGGAAATGATGTTCATGAAGGCCAGAATATGAATATACAAGAAGCCCATGAAGCCCAAGCTAGTGCTTCTTTGGAACTCATATCACCACCCACCTTATTGGACTCTACACAAGATTTGGCCCAAGAAAATTTGGGCTCACAAGGGTTGCTTGAAGATATGGTGCCATTCATGGTTAGGAACCCTACAAACAATGTTGATAGTGATGATTACTCAGAATTTTCTTTTTCCTCACAACATTCTCCTCCAATGTTATGGACTTCTGGTTGTTCCACTTCCACCTCTTGTTATGCCGTTGGTTTAAATTCTAGTGTTTAG